In the Oncorhynchus gorbuscha isolate QuinsamMale2020 ecotype Even-year linkage group LG05, OgorEven_v1.0, whole genome shotgun sequence genome, one interval contains:
- the LOC124035851 gene encoding vacuolar protein sorting-associated protein 35-like isoform X1: protein MPTTQQSPQDEQEKLLDEAVQAVKVQSFQMKRCLDKNKLMDALKHASNMLGELRTSMLSPKSYYELYMAISDELHYLEVYLTDEFAKGRKVADLYELVQYAGNIIPRLYLLITVGVVYVRSFPQSRKDILKDLVEMCRGVQHPLRGLFLRNYLLQCTRNILPDDGEQLEGEDAMTGDINDSIDFVLLNFAEMNKLWVRMQHQGHSRDREKREKERQELRILVGTNLVRLSQLEGVNVEKYKQIVLSGVLEQVVNCRDSLAQEYLMECIIQVFPDEFHLQTLNLFLRSCADLHQHVNVKNIIIALIDRLALFAHREDGPGIPAEIKLFDIFSQQVATVIQSRQDMPSEDVVSLQVSLINLAMKCYPDRVDYVDKVLESTVEIFNKLNLEHIATSSAVSKELTRLLKIPVDTYSNILTVLQLKHFPPLFEYFDYESRKSMSCYVLSNTLDYNTTIIAQEQVDAILTLVSTLIQDQPDQPAEDPDQEDFAEEQSLVGRFIHLLLSDDPDQQYLILNTARKHFGAGGNQRIRYTLPPLVFAAYQLAFRYKENSSSDDKWEKKCQKIFSFAHQTISALIKAELAELPLRLFLQGALAAGEIGFENHETVAYEFMSQAFSLYEDEISDSKAQLAAITLIIGTFERTKCFSEENHEPLRTQCALAASKLLKKPDQCRAVSICAHLFWSGRNTEKNGEEIRDGKRVMECLKKALKIANQCMDPSLQVQLFIEILNRYVCFYERENDAVTVQVLNQLIQKIREDLPNLEASEETEQINKHFHNTLEHLRLQRESPEAEGPAYEGLVL, encoded by the exons ATG CCTACCACACAGCAGTCACCCCAGGACGAGCAGGAAAAGCTACTTGATGAAGCCGTGCAGGCTGTCAAGGTCCAGTCATTTCAGATGAAACGTTGCCTG GACAAGAACAAGCTGATGGATGCATTGAAACATGCATCTAACATGCTGGGTGAACTCAGGACCTCCATGTTATCGCCAAAGAGCTACTATGAACTCT ACATGGCCATCTCTGACGAGCTCCACTACCTGGAGGTGTACCTGACAGATGAGTTTGCCAAGGGCAGGAAGGTGGCTGACCTCTATGAGCTGGTTCAATATGCAGGGAACATCATCCCCAGACT ttacCTGCTGATCACTGTGGGGGTGGTGTATGTTCGCTCCTTCCCTCAGTCGCGTAAGGACATCCTGAAGGACCTGGTGGAGATGTGTCGTGGGGTGCAGCACCCGCTGAGAGGCCTGTTCCTCAGAAACTACCTGCTGCAGTGCACCCGCAACATCCTGCCTGATGATGGGGAGCAGCTAGA AGGGGAGGATGCGATGACTGGAGACATTAACGACTCCATTGACTTTGTGCTGCTGAATTTTGCTGAGATGAATAAGCTGTGGGTGCGTATGCAGCACCAGGGCCACAGCCGagacagggagaagagggagaaggagaggcaggagCTGCGCATCCTGGTCGGGACCAACCTGGTTCGACTCAGCCAGCTGGAGGGGGTCAACGTGGAAAAGTATAAACAG attgtgctgtccgGTGTCCTAGAGCAGGTAGTAAACTGCAGAGATTCCCTGGCTCAAGAATATCTCATGGAGTGCATCATTCAG GTCTTCCCTGATGAGTTCCACCTTCAGACACTGAACCTATTCCTTCGTTCCTGTGCTGACCTGCATCAGCACGTCAATGTCAAAAACATCATCATCGCTCTCATTGACAG ACTGGCTTTGTTTGCTCACCGAGAAGATGGACCTGGAATCCCTGCTGAAATCAAACTGTTTGATATTTTCTCCCAACAAGTAGCCACAGTTATACAG tcccgCCAGGACATGCCTTCGGAGGATGTGGTCTCATTACAGGTGTCCCTCATCAACCTGGCAATGAAGTGCTACCCTGACCGGGTGGACTATGTGGACAAGGTGTTGGAGAGCACAGTGGAGATCTTCAACAAGCTCAACCTGGAACA CATTGCAACCAGTAGCGCGGTCTCAAAAGAATTGACTAGATTGCTGAAGATCCCAGTGGACACCTACAGCAACATTCTGACTGTTCTGCAGCTCAAGCACTTCCCTCCGCTCTTCGAGTACTTTGATTATGAGTCCCGCAAAAGCATGAGCTGTTACGTTCTGAGCAACACTCTGGACTACAACACCACCATTATAGCCCAGGAGCAG gTGGATGCCATCTTGACCCTGGTGTCGACACTGATCCAGGACCAGCCAGACCAGCCCGCTGAAGACCCCGACCAAGAGGACTTTGCTGAGGAGCAGAGCCTTGTGGGTCGCTTTATCCATCTGCTGCTTTCCGATGACCCCGACCAACAGTATCTG ATCCTGAATACAGCCAGGAAGCACTTTGGTGCTGGGGGGAACCAGAGGATTCGCTACACTCTTCCACCGCTGGTGTTTGCTGCCTATCAGCTGGCCTTCCGCTACAAAGAGAACTCTTCATCA GATGATAAATGGGAGAAGAAGTGCCAGAAGATCTTCTCATTTGCCCACCAAACCATCAGTGCTCTGATCAAGGCTGAGCtggctgagctgcccctcagacTCTTCCTACAGGGGGCGCTGGCCGCAGGAGAGATTGGCTTCGAGAACCACGAGACTGTGGCCTACGAGTTCATGTCACAG gCCTTCTCCCTGTATGAGGATGAGATCAGCGACTCCAAGGCTCAGCTAGCAGCCATCACGCTGATCATCGGCACGTTTGAGAGAACGAAATGCTTCAGCGAGGAGAACCACGAACCGCTGAGGACACAGTGTGCACTCGCCGCCTCCAAACTGCTCAAGAAGCCAGACCAGTGTCGGGCCGTCAGCATCTGTGCACACCTCTTCTGGTCCGGACGCAACACTgaaaagaatggagaggag ATTCGTGACGGGAAGAGGGTGATGGAGTGTTTAAAGAAGGCCCTGAAAATCGCCAACCAGTGCATGGACCCGTCATTGCAAGTGCAGCTCTTCATTGAGATCCTGAACCGATACGTCTGTTTCTACGAAAGAGAGAATGATGCG GTGACGGTCCAGGTTCTGAACCAGCTGATCCAGAAGATCCGAGAGGACCTGCCAAACCTGGAGGCCAGCGAGGAGACGGAGCAGATCAACAAACACTTCCACAACACACTGGAGCACCTGCGTCTGCAGAGAGAGTCGCCGGAGGCCGAGGGGCCTGCTTATGAGGGCCTGGTGCTGTAG
- the LOC124035851 gene encoding vacuolar protein sorting-associated protein 35-like isoform X3: MSPQDEQEKLLDEAVQAVKVQSFQMKRCLDKNKLMDALKHASNMLGELRTSMLSPKSYYELYMAISDELHYLEVYLTDEFAKGRKVADLYELVQYAGNIIPRLYLLITVGVVYVRSFPQSRKDILKDLVEMCRGVQHPLRGLFLRNYLLQCTRNILPDDGEQLEGEDAMTGDINDSIDFVLLNFAEMNKLWVRMQHQGHSRDREKREKERQELRILVGTNLVRLSQLEGVNVEKYKQIVLSGVLEQVVNCRDSLAQEYLMECIIQVFPDEFHLQTLNLFLRSCADLHQHVNVKNIIIALIDRLALFAHREDGPGIPAEIKLFDIFSQQVATVIQSRQDMPSEDVVSLQVSLINLAMKCYPDRVDYVDKVLESTVEIFNKLNLEHIATSSAVSKELTRLLKIPVDTYSNILTVLQLKHFPPLFEYFDYESRKSMSCYVLSNTLDYNTTIIAQEQVDAILTLVSTLIQDQPDQPAEDPDQEDFAEEQSLVGRFIHLLLSDDPDQQYLILNTARKHFGAGGNQRIRYTLPPLVFAAYQLAFRYKENSSSDDKWEKKCQKIFSFAHQTISALIKAELAELPLRLFLQGALAAGEIGFENHETVAYEFMSQAFSLYEDEISDSKAQLAAITLIIGTFERTKCFSEENHEPLRTQCALAASKLLKKPDQCRAVSICAHLFWSGRNTEKNGEEIRDGKRVMECLKKALKIANQCMDPSLQVQLFIEILNRYVCFYERENDAVTVQVLNQLIQKIREDLPNLEASEETEQINKHFHNTLEHLRLQRESPEAEGPAYEGLVL, translated from the exons ATG TCACCCCAGGACGAGCAGGAAAAGCTACTTGATGAAGCCGTGCAGGCTGTCAAGGTCCAGTCATTTCAGATGAAACGTTGCCTG GACAAGAACAAGCTGATGGATGCATTGAAACATGCATCTAACATGCTGGGTGAACTCAGGACCTCCATGTTATCGCCAAAGAGCTACTATGAACTCT ACATGGCCATCTCTGACGAGCTCCACTACCTGGAGGTGTACCTGACAGATGAGTTTGCCAAGGGCAGGAAGGTGGCTGACCTCTATGAGCTGGTTCAATATGCAGGGAACATCATCCCCAGACT ttacCTGCTGATCACTGTGGGGGTGGTGTATGTTCGCTCCTTCCCTCAGTCGCGTAAGGACATCCTGAAGGACCTGGTGGAGATGTGTCGTGGGGTGCAGCACCCGCTGAGAGGCCTGTTCCTCAGAAACTACCTGCTGCAGTGCACCCGCAACATCCTGCCTGATGATGGGGAGCAGCTAGA AGGGGAGGATGCGATGACTGGAGACATTAACGACTCCATTGACTTTGTGCTGCTGAATTTTGCTGAGATGAATAAGCTGTGGGTGCGTATGCAGCACCAGGGCCACAGCCGagacagggagaagagggagaaggagaggcaggagCTGCGCATCCTGGTCGGGACCAACCTGGTTCGACTCAGCCAGCTGGAGGGGGTCAACGTGGAAAAGTATAAACAG attgtgctgtccgGTGTCCTAGAGCAGGTAGTAAACTGCAGAGATTCCCTGGCTCAAGAATATCTCATGGAGTGCATCATTCAG GTCTTCCCTGATGAGTTCCACCTTCAGACACTGAACCTATTCCTTCGTTCCTGTGCTGACCTGCATCAGCACGTCAATGTCAAAAACATCATCATCGCTCTCATTGACAG ACTGGCTTTGTTTGCTCACCGAGAAGATGGACCTGGAATCCCTGCTGAAATCAAACTGTTTGATATTTTCTCCCAACAAGTAGCCACAGTTATACAG tcccgCCAGGACATGCCTTCGGAGGATGTGGTCTCATTACAGGTGTCCCTCATCAACCTGGCAATGAAGTGCTACCCTGACCGGGTGGACTATGTGGACAAGGTGTTGGAGAGCACAGTGGAGATCTTCAACAAGCTCAACCTGGAACA CATTGCAACCAGTAGCGCGGTCTCAAAAGAATTGACTAGATTGCTGAAGATCCCAGTGGACACCTACAGCAACATTCTGACTGTTCTGCAGCTCAAGCACTTCCCTCCGCTCTTCGAGTACTTTGATTATGAGTCCCGCAAAAGCATGAGCTGTTACGTTCTGAGCAACACTCTGGACTACAACACCACCATTATAGCCCAGGAGCAG gTGGATGCCATCTTGACCCTGGTGTCGACACTGATCCAGGACCAGCCAGACCAGCCCGCTGAAGACCCCGACCAAGAGGACTTTGCTGAGGAGCAGAGCCTTGTGGGTCGCTTTATCCATCTGCTGCTTTCCGATGACCCCGACCAACAGTATCTG ATCCTGAATACAGCCAGGAAGCACTTTGGTGCTGGGGGGAACCAGAGGATTCGCTACACTCTTCCACCGCTGGTGTTTGCTGCCTATCAGCTGGCCTTCCGCTACAAAGAGAACTCTTCATCA GATGATAAATGGGAGAAGAAGTGCCAGAAGATCTTCTCATTTGCCCACCAAACCATCAGTGCTCTGATCAAGGCTGAGCtggctgagctgcccctcagacTCTTCCTACAGGGGGCGCTGGCCGCAGGAGAGATTGGCTTCGAGAACCACGAGACTGTGGCCTACGAGTTCATGTCACAG gCCTTCTCCCTGTATGAGGATGAGATCAGCGACTCCAAGGCTCAGCTAGCAGCCATCACGCTGATCATCGGCACGTTTGAGAGAACGAAATGCTTCAGCGAGGAGAACCACGAACCGCTGAGGACACAGTGTGCACTCGCCGCCTCCAAACTGCTCAAGAAGCCAGACCAGTGTCGGGCCGTCAGCATCTGTGCACACCTCTTCTGGTCCGGACGCAACACTgaaaagaatggagaggag ATTCGTGACGGGAAGAGGGTGATGGAGTGTTTAAAGAAGGCCCTGAAAATCGCCAACCAGTGCATGGACCCGTCATTGCAAGTGCAGCTCTTCATTGAGATCCTGAACCGATACGTCTGTTTCTACGAAAGAGAGAATGATGCG GTGACGGTCCAGGTTCTGAACCAGCTGATCCAGAAGATCCGAGAGGACCTGCCAAACCTGGAGGCCAGCGAGGAGACGGAGCAGATCAACAAACACTTCCACAACACACTGGAGCACCTGCGTCTGCAGAGAGAGTCGCCGGAGGCCGAGGGGCCTGCTTATGAGGGCCTGGTGCTGTAG
- the LOC124035088 gene encoding histamine H3 receptor-like isoform X2, which translates to MGTMQPESLLMGAGSSMAVTSHWKSNEMLNWSVVTQGNATALGDMEMPANPRSHYGQFSPSTSVFLAVLMTLLVFATVLGNALVILAFVVEKSLRTQGNFFFFNLAIADLLVGGFCIPAYIPYVITGEWRLGRGLCKIWLVVDYTLCTASVFNIVLISFDRFISVTRAVSYRCQKGVTREAVLKMLSVWLAAFLLYGPAIIIWEYIAGSSVVPDKECHAEFYFNWRRNQVRDEQPVEGPGDSEMEGLKAGVQHVFFVRPVDGEAPRIPNNAARLGGILSTAKVSAVTGNSNNETSKDRSILDLPPLQVGDVVQHSRRTRFQSAEPSFSKQRSRSEVAASRFRLSKDKKVAKSLAVIVCVFGLCWAPYTLLMIIRAACHAQCVQHYLYEISFWLLWVNSSINPVLYPLCHTSFRKAFKKLLCTTKIKIQPQYMEQMY; encoded by the exons ATGGGGACCATGCAACCCGAATCTTTATTGATGGGTGCTGGATCTTCCATGGCCGTCACTTCGCATTGGAAATCGAATGAGATGCTCAACTGGTCTGTGGTTACCCAGGGAAACGCCACTGCGCTTGGCGATATGGAGATGCCTGCGAACCCGCGTTCGCATTATGGACAATTCTCTCCGTCTACCTCGGTGTTCTTGGCCGTGCTCATGACGCTTCTGGTCTTCGCTACTGTGCTAGGCAACGCACTTGTAATATTAGCCTTTGTGGTGGAGAAAAGTTTGCGAACTCAAGGGAACTTTTTCTTTTTTAATTTGGCCATTGCCGACTTACTCGTTG GAGGCTTTTGCATTCCTGCGTATATCCCCTATGTCATTACCGGCGAGTGGAGACTCGGACGAGGTCTGTGCAAGATATGGCTGGTGGTGGACTATACTTTATGCACGGCATCAGTGTTCAACATCGTCCTGATCAGCTTCGACAGATTTATATCTGTCACCAGAGCG GTGAGCTACAGGTGTCAGAAAGGTGTGACCCGGGAGGCTGTTCTGAAGATGCTGAGTGTTTGGCTAGCTGCTTTCCTACTCTATGGGCCAGCGATCATTATCTGGGAGTACATCGCTGGTAGTAGCGTGGTGCCCGACAAAGAGTGCCACGCAGAGTTCTACTTCAACTG GAGGCGGAACCAGGTGAGGGATGAGCAGCCCGTCGAGGGGCCTGGGGACAGTGAGATGGAGGGCCTGAAAGCTGGAGTTCAGCATGTATTCTTCGTCAGACCAGTGGACGGTGAAGCTCCAAGGATCCCAAACAATGCTGCCAGGTTAGGAGGTATTCTATCTACTGCTAAAGTGTCAGCAGTAACTGGGAACAGCAACAATGAGACAAGTAAGGACCGCAGTATTCTGGACCTTCCTCCACTGCAAGTGGGCGATGTGGTCCAGCATTCCAGGAGGACGCGGTTCCAGTCAGCGGAGCCCTCGTTCAGTAAACAGCGCAGCCGGTCTGAAGTAGCTGCCAGTCGTTTCCGTCTCTCAAAGGACAAGAAGGTTGCCAAGTCCCTggcagtgattgtgtgtgtatttggCCTGTGCTGGGCTCCCTACACACTTTTAATGATCATCCGTGCCGCGTGTCATGCCCAGTGTGTCCAGCACTACCTGTATGAAATCTCTTTCTGGCTACTGTGGGTCAACTCCTCCATCAACCCTGTCCTTTACCCGCTGTGTCACACTAGCTTCAGAAAGGCTTTCAAAAAACTGCTTTGTACCACCAAGATTAAAATTCAGCCACAGTATATGGAACAAATGTATTAA
- the LOC124035088 gene encoding histamine H3 receptor-like isoform X1: MGTMQPESLLMGAGSSMAVTSHWKSNEMLNWSVVTQGNATALGDMEMPANPRSHYGQFSPSTSVFLAVLMTLLVFATVLGNALVILAFVVEKSLRTQGNFFFFNLAIADLLVGGFCIPAYIPYVITGEWRLGRGLCKIWLVVDYTLCTASVFNIVLISFDRFISVTRAVSYRCQKGVTREAVLKMLSVWLAAFLLYGPAIIIWEYIAGSSVVPDKECHAEFYFNWYFLMTASTVEFFTPFVTVMYFNISIYINIRRRNQVRDEQPVEGPGDSEMEGLKAGVQHVFFVRPVDGEAPRIPNNAARLGGILSTAKVSAVTGNSNNETSKDRSILDLPPLQVGDVVQHSRRTRFQSAEPSFSKQRSRSEVAASRFRLSKDKKVAKSLAVIVCVFGLCWAPYTLLMIIRAACHAQCVQHYLYEISFWLLWVNSSINPVLYPLCHTSFRKAFKKLLCTTKIKIQPQYMEQMY, translated from the exons ATGGGGACCATGCAACCCGAATCTTTATTGATGGGTGCTGGATCTTCCATGGCCGTCACTTCGCATTGGAAATCGAATGAGATGCTCAACTGGTCTGTGGTTACCCAGGGAAACGCCACTGCGCTTGGCGATATGGAGATGCCTGCGAACCCGCGTTCGCATTATGGACAATTCTCTCCGTCTACCTCGGTGTTCTTGGCCGTGCTCATGACGCTTCTGGTCTTCGCTACTGTGCTAGGCAACGCACTTGTAATATTAGCCTTTGTGGTGGAGAAAAGTTTGCGAACTCAAGGGAACTTTTTCTTTTTTAATTTGGCCATTGCCGACTTACTCGTTG GAGGCTTTTGCATTCCTGCGTATATCCCCTATGTCATTACCGGCGAGTGGAGACTCGGACGAGGTCTGTGCAAGATATGGCTGGTGGTGGACTATACTTTATGCACGGCATCAGTGTTCAACATCGTCCTGATCAGCTTCGACAGATTTATATCTGTCACCAGAGCG GTGAGCTACAGGTGTCAGAAAGGTGTGACCCGGGAGGCTGTTCTGAAGATGCTGAGTGTTTGGCTAGCTGCTTTCCTACTCTATGGGCCAGCGATCATTATCTGGGAGTACATCGCTGGTAGTAGCGTGGTGCCCGACAAAGAGTGCCACGCAGAGTTCTACTTCAACTGGTATTTCTTGATGACAGCATCCACTGTTGAGTTTTTCACCCCATTTGTTACCGTCATGTACTTCAACATCAGCATCTACATCAACATCAGGAGGCGGAACCAGGTGAGGGATGAGCAGCCCGTCGAGGGGCCTGGGGACAGTGAGATGGAGGGCCTGAAAGCTGGAGTTCAGCATGTATTCTTCGTCAGACCAGTGGACGGTGAAGCTCCAAGGATCCCAAACAATGCTGCCAGGTTAGGAGGTATTCTATCTACTGCTAAAGTGTCAGCAGTAACTGGGAACAGCAACAATGAGACAAGTAAGGACCGCAGTATTCTGGACCTTCCTCCACTGCAAGTGGGCGATGTGGTCCAGCATTCCAGGAGGACGCGGTTCCAGTCAGCGGAGCCCTCGTTCAGTAAACAGCGCAGCCGGTCTGAAGTAGCTGCCAGTCGTTTCCGTCTCTCAAAGGACAAGAAGGTTGCCAAGTCCCTggcagtgattgtgtgtgtatttggCCTGTGCTGGGCTCCCTACACACTTTTAATGATCATCCGTGCCGCGTGTCATGCCCAGTGTGTCCAGCACTACCTGTATGAAATCTCTTTCTGGCTACTGTGGGTCAACTCCTCCATCAACCCTGTCCTTTACCCGCTGTGTCACACTAGCTTCAGAAAGGCTTTCAAAAAACTGCTTTGTACCACCAAGATTAAAATTCAGCCACAGTATATGGAACAAATGTATTAA
- the LOC124035851 gene encoding vacuolar protein sorting-associated protein 35-like isoform X2 encodes MQSPQDEQEKLLDEAVQAVKVQSFQMKRCLDKNKLMDALKHASNMLGELRTSMLSPKSYYELYMAISDELHYLEVYLTDEFAKGRKVADLYELVQYAGNIIPRLYLLITVGVVYVRSFPQSRKDILKDLVEMCRGVQHPLRGLFLRNYLLQCTRNILPDDGEQLEGEDAMTGDINDSIDFVLLNFAEMNKLWVRMQHQGHSRDREKREKERQELRILVGTNLVRLSQLEGVNVEKYKQIVLSGVLEQVVNCRDSLAQEYLMECIIQVFPDEFHLQTLNLFLRSCADLHQHVNVKNIIIALIDRLALFAHREDGPGIPAEIKLFDIFSQQVATVIQSRQDMPSEDVVSLQVSLINLAMKCYPDRVDYVDKVLESTVEIFNKLNLEHIATSSAVSKELTRLLKIPVDTYSNILTVLQLKHFPPLFEYFDYESRKSMSCYVLSNTLDYNTTIIAQEQVDAILTLVSTLIQDQPDQPAEDPDQEDFAEEQSLVGRFIHLLLSDDPDQQYLILNTARKHFGAGGNQRIRYTLPPLVFAAYQLAFRYKENSSSDDKWEKKCQKIFSFAHQTISALIKAELAELPLRLFLQGALAAGEIGFENHETVAYEFMSQAFSLYEDEISDSKAQLAAITLIIGTFERTKCFSEENHEPLRTQCALAASKLLKKPDQCRAVSICAHLFWSGRNTEKNGEEIRDGKRVMECLKKALKIANQCMDPSLQVQLFIEILNRYVCFYERENDAVTVQVLNQLIQKIREDLPNLEASEETEQINKHFHNTLEHLRLQRESPEAEGPAYEGLVL; translated from the exons ATG CAGTCACCCCAGGACGAGCAGGAAAAGCTACTTGATGAAGCCGTGCAGGCTGTCAAGGTCCAGTCATTTCAGATGAAACGTTGCCTG GACAAGAACAAGCTGATGGATGCATTGAAACATGCATCTAACATGCTGGGTGAACTCAGGACCTCCATGTTATCGCCAAAGAGCTACTATGAACTCT ACATGGCCATCTCTGACGAGCTCCACTACCTGGAGGTGTACCTGACAGATGAGTTTGCCAAGGGCAGGAAGGTGGCTGACCTCTATGAGCTGGTTCAATATGCAGGGAACATCATCCCCAGACT ttacCTGCTGATCACTGTGGGGGTGGTGTATGTTCGCTCCTTCCCTCAGTCGCGTAAGGACATCCTGAAGGACCTGGTGGAGATGTGTCGTGGGGTGCAGCACCCGCTGAGAGGCCTGTTCCTCAGAAACTACCTGCTGCAGTGCACCCGCAACATCCTGCCTGATGATGGGGAGCAGCTAGA AGGGGAGGATGCGATGACTGGAGACATTAACGACTCCATTGACTTTGTGCTGCTGAATTTTGCTGAGATGAATAAGCTGTGGGTGCGTATGCAGCACCAGGGCCACAGCCGagacagggagaagagggagaaggagaggcaggagCTGCGCATCCTGGTCGGGACCAACCTGGTTCGACTCAGCCAGCTGGAGGGGGTCAACGTGGAAAAGTATAAACAG attgtgctgtccgGTGTCCTAGAGCAGGTAGTAAACTGCAGAGATTCCCTGGCTCAAGAATATCTCATGGAGTGCATCATTCAG GTCTTCCCTGATGAGTTCCACCTTCAGACACTGAACCTATTCCTTCGTTCCTGTGCTGACCTGCATCAGCACGTCAATGTCAAAAACATCATCATCGCTCTCATTGACAG ACTGGCTTTGTTTGCTCACCGAGAAGATGGACCTGGAATCCCTGCTGAAATCAAACTGTTTGATATTTTCTCCCAACAAGTAGCCACAGTTATACAG tcccgCCAGGACATGCCTTCGGAGGATGTGGTCTCATTACAGGTGTCCCTCATCAACCTGGCAATGAAGTGCTACCCTGACCGGGTGGACTATGTGGACAAGGTGTTGGAGAGCACAGTGGAGATCTTCAACAAGCTCAACCTGGAACA CATTGCAACCAGTAGCGCGGTCTCAAAAGAATTGACTAGATTGCTGAAGATCCCAGTGGACACCTACAGCAACATTCTGACTGTTCTGCAGCTCAAGCACTTCCCTCCGCTCTTCGAGTACTTTGATTATGAGTCCCGCAAAAGCATGAGCTGTTACGTTCTGAGCAACACTCTGGACTACAACACCACCATTATAGCCCAGGAGCAG gTGGATGCCATCTTGACCCTGGTGTCGACACTGATCCAGGACCAGCCAGACCAGCCCGCTGAAGACCCCGACCAAGAGGACTTTGCTGAGGAGCAGAGCCTTGTGGGTCGCTTTATCCATCTGCTGCTTTCCGATGACCCCGACCAACAGTATCTG ATCCTGAATACAGCCAGGAAGCACTTTGGTGCTGGGGGGAACCAGAGGATTCGCTACACTCTTCCACCGCTGGTGTTTGCTGCCTATCAGCTGGCCTTCCGCTACAAAGAGAACTCTTCATCA GATGATAAATGGGAGAAGAAGTGCCAGAAGATCTTCTCATTTGCCCACCAAACCATCAGTGCTCTGATCAAGGCTGAGCtggctgagctgcccctcagacTCTTCCTACAGGGGGCGCTGGCCGCAGGAGAGATTGGCTTCGAGAACCACGAGACTGTGGCCTACGAGTTCATGTCACAG gCCTTCTCCCTGTATGAGGATGAGATCAGCGACTCCAAGGCTCAGCTAGCAGCCATCACGCTGATCATCGGCACGTTTGAGAGAACGAAATGCTTCAGCGAGGAGAACCACGAACCGCTGAGGACACAGTGTGCACTCGCCGCCTCCAAACTGCTCAAGAAGCCAGACCAGTGTCGGGCCGTCAGCATCTGTGCACACCTCTTCTGGTCCGGACGCAACACTgaaaagaatggagaggag ATTCGTGACGGGAAGAGGGTGATGGAGTGTTTAAAGAAGGCCCTGAAAATCGCCAACCAGTGCATGGACCCGTCATTGCAAGTGCAGCTCTTCATTGAGATCCTGAACCGATACGTCTGTTTCTACGAAAGAGAGAATGATGCG GTGACGGTCCAGGTTCTGAACCAGCTGATCCAGAAGATCCGAGAGGACCTGCCAAACCTGGAGGCCAGCGAGGAGACGGAGCAGATCAACAAACACTTCCACAACACACTGGAGCACCTGCGTCTGCAGAGAGAGTCGCCGGAGGCCGAGGGGCCTGCTTATGAGGGCCTGGTGCTGTAG
- the orc6 gene encoding origin recognition complex subunit 6: MEKELLTKLASKMGITSARILSQAEEYMRLSLVRCTGLKNTTGTSKAIICLELAAKSMKLPLDKEYIVKLSGLKNKQYQSTLKAMECMLGLDSHLGLRDLAVQFGCMDAVKVATKILERYEASLPAAQQKDVDLSKPLFTTAALNAACKCLKIKVDRKLVTSSGAKKGIFDRLCTQLQKLGQDICKEATPLKNPVKMSHKRQNTLMESIEQKEEEEDLPVSQKQLKVDSEESATEDYEEWKRRILENALKAKQANA, translated from the exons ATGGAAAAAGAACTGCTTACTAAACTTGCATCTAAAATGGGTATAACCTCTGCAAGAATTCTAAG CCAAGCAGAGGAGTACATGCGGTTATCCCTGGTTAGATGCACAGGACTCAAAAATACTACTGGTACAAGCAAAGCAATAATATGTCTTGAGCTGGCAGCAAAATCAATGAAGTTACCCCTGGACAAA GAATATATCGTCAAATTATCCGGGTTGAAAAATAAGCAGTATCAAAGCACTCTGAAGGCCATGGAATGCATGCTTGGCCTTGATTCTCACCTGGGACTCCGAGACCTTGCTGTTCAGTTTGGGTGCATGGATGCAGTCAAAGTAGCAACCAAAATACTAGAACG GTATGAAGCAAGCCTTCCTGCTGCTCAGCAGAAAGATGTGGACCTGTCAAAACCACTCTTCACTACAGCTGCTTTGAACGCTGCATGCAA ATGCTTGAAGATCAAAGTGGACAGGAAGCTGGTCACATCATCTGGTGCCAAAAAGGGAATCTTTGACAGGCTGTGCACCCAGCTCCAGAAACTGGGACAGGACATCTGCA AAGAAGCCACTCCACTGAAGAATCCAGTTAAAATGTCACATAAAAGACAGAACACACTCATGGAAAGTATTGAACAAAAAGAGGAAG AGGAAGATCTGCCAGTGTCTCAAAAGCAGCTGAAAGTGGACTCTGAGGAGAGTGCAACAGAGGATTACGAAGAGTGGAAGCGAAGAATCTTGGAAAATGCCCTTAAAGCCAAACAAGCCAATGCATGA